TTTTCCCGTCCACAATCTTAACTCAAGGGCATCACTCTCTCACCTaatttctaaatataaattttactttaaattcccttaaaaaaattaaaaacaataacATTCTTCTACTTTATTGGCCCACGATGATTTTGCCCAAGGCATGACCATGGGTCACACGACATATGTCAAGGGAAGCTACAACTTGTTTGTTGTCTTCTGTCAAAATTGGGGAGTTTTCCAACAGTCAACTTGTAGTATACGTAGTTGATAACACCTTCAAGACAACGTTGTGCATGCTCTAAGGTATAACAACGGACTTCCACTGACAGCTTAGCCGTTGTTTACCGATCGTTACGTTCTTCAAAAACTTGGAATCTCTTTGTTgatcaaatattcaaatgggACGAGTTTTGGAGAAAATATGAGCATACATGAATGGAAGTGTAAGTTATGCTTGAATGAACTCACAAATAAGTACTGTTTGGGTGTCCAATTGACTTTAATTGGGCCTACTGGCCAAAACCCCCATAAGCTATAAAACAACATAAAAGTCATTCACCCATCAAAGGCTAGCTAGCCAACCTACATGGCCCATGGTCCATCaagtaataaatgacctaagggcatttactacacaaacactataaataagccgccaaAACTCACAattcaaggtacgtccaatttattgccttaaCACTACTTTCTAGAgaactctctctagaatccgaaccaagtgcttacttaggcatcagagAGGCTTTTCTcggaacacccccgaggctagttactTTGTTCATTGTGCAGGTATCTTCGGACACTACACAATCATTCAAGCTAGATCTTCCACATCAACAAAAGACCTTTCAatccgaagcccattgtttcagcaccagaacaatttggcgccgtctgtggggaataTATTACAAAGCTTCGAAAAACCACCTTTTTAATCCAAAAAATGGATAACCTTCACGATTATGAGTCCGGTAAATCAGAAGTGCGTCCACAACCAAGTCGGACAACGCTTACACACACACACTCACACAGCTGCAACCTACAGACCCTTGGTCCCTACGAGGGAAGAGTTTACCGCGGCCATAACCATCATGCAGAACTACCTTTTCAACAAAAGGGAGAAAAATTTGAGAAACTACGACCGCCGTACGCACCGGAGAGTGAGGAGACAGATAAATCTGGAGCCGGCACCTATCAACGTGCCCTCCAGATCTAACCAAACACTTCCGACGATGACAAAGACCGACTTGACACCGCAGTGGAGTGAAAGCACCTGAAAAACCCAAGAGAGGATCCAGGATCAGCCAGAATGGTTCAGGTCACCGACCCCGCAAACGTTCCAAAGCAATGGAACAACTGCGAGTCAACCCACTCGGATCCGAAGTGAAGTTCTCAGTAGGCTAAGGCCTTTAGTGCACGAGAGAATTGGTGAGTCAAGCAGATCCGATGATCGACCTGAGACCAGCAGCTGAGCGACaaggaggaggaagaggagaCATGaacgaacccctagcccccgaCGCACCCCCGAGCATTCTCGCGTAGAGACCTCGAGGAGTAGAGGAATCAAAGCGAGGCTAGGAAAGAAGGTCATGACTCCAACATCCTCCCCATTCATCGAAGAATTGGTCATGGAAGAGATCCCAAAGgtatctattaaataaaccacaTTAAATtcaaatgttttttgaactaaaaaatactaaaCGCCACGTCCGTGTCCTCTCCTTCCAAGTCTCCGTAAAATTACTATGGTAACAAGTAAAATTACTCAACCTCTGTTTAATATAGTCAATTCTCCAACCAAGTTCAGTGATAATTCATTAGCGTCGTTTTCCTTCTCCCCCCATGTCTGTCCCAAAGTCAAGTTATTTCATTTTCCTCTACAGCACCACGCCACCGCGTCGTCGGCCTCTTCGGTTTGGCAATGCTTCCACTTCATCGCTTTTCTCTGCATCACCTGCTCGTTTTTCCATGTCTCCTATTTGAAAGTAATTTGATCTCATATGAAAACAGTTATCGATTGGAAGTCGATGCTTATTTCGTTGATTATATCCTACCATGGTCAACTGTTGGTCTATATATTGTGCAAGTCATTTATTTAAATGTGAGACTTTAATTGGTCTATATAGTTTGTCTAAGACTGGCTACCTCGCTACAATTAGGCGTAAATAAATTAGAGATCCATCTAATTAGATCGAAAATACTAAATAAATAGTGTTAGATTAGAGAAAACTTAGAttataaatgttattttagagAAAGTGGCTAATACTTTGTTACCAATGAGAACTTGCAAAAGTATAAAGCTGCATAGAGAATTTCccatttttaaatgattttttgtagggagtaggggttTAGGTAGGTTAGTagataagtgtgagaaataataaaatattggtaaaaaatttccatttatagaagcggtgcaagtattaaaggACTACCCAAAaaagaaagcggtgcgagtattaaggaacgGATGGAGTACATAATAACTATATcaaatatatagttactattatacaagaTATAGTACctatagacacctaattcgtgtctcccctaatgggatgatgacaatactattatccttgctaggtggttggtgcaactctGTACGGAAGTCCCAATTTCTAAAGTGTATTCCAAAATCCACAATCCAAAGTCTGATTCCCGAGCtcgttcccattacggaactcggtacaaaattcaatttccaaaaaccaatttcaaaatccaaacacaatctcacccaatggacctcttcattggttttacaaggtcctttccagtcgaaatgacattaagcaatccaaattcgggcgccgacccacaaaaccgagcatgtcgggccccgtcccgtaaaatcgAGTCCAAACACGAAATCCGAATTCAAAAActgcttgtttttagacgcaaacccaagccttaacctccaagcaaacactacgtgccaaattCGTACaaatcgtacaaaggtacaacaaTACAAAACAAATCAAGGACagtgtcatcgtccttgttttggcggattctgggccacgtcaccagcgccaggcgctgggCCTGCGACAGGCGCATGTGGTTCTTGGATTTTAGCCGCTTAATCCCCTGTATAAACCCTCATTTCCTAAGCATACGGGGAGGCAGATTtctaatacaacgtcgtaatctcaaattttcctctcaaaatcaaatacaaaattcatgTTCAAATCTACAAATTCCATTACAAATTCCAAATACTTAAGCAATTTggagcactaatcggaaaactaacctaatcctaaataggtaattccgaatccctaaaCAAATCATTATGATGTTCTCTACTCTTCTTCATTTCTAAAGTTCAATATACAATTCCAAGGATGTTGTCATTTGAGTTCATGCTCATGACTAACTAGGAACCATGTTCAAAGGTGCCATCTTTGGGGAGGTTTTCACTCTTGATCCCAAATGATTTTCTAAGCACACTTTCAATATCAATatgcaagattcaagctttattttcgaaaatgattaGAAAAGTGATGAGCTTTCATACTTGAAAAGTCTCTCCTATACAACAATCAccatacaattttacaaaatacaaatattttcaaagttcaaagatgtttggaaaagtgcaaacccttttccaaactagaacacatgaacattcatcttttatgttcaaatacaagtcccattttcaagattctatgatgtttaaggttgtttgtaatcactccTTAAACTAGAGTAAACTTCAaaagttatggagcatattaaaggtgagacCTTTTTAACTTTAAAAGGTTTAAACTTTAATAATTAAGtctcctaagttcaatattcaagttcaatattgaagttttatttcaataaccaaaatcaaagatactttatgatgagcaactcatccAAAGTGgagatttttagagaattgaatctgtgtcggacgcacttatcaTTAAGTAGTcatttggcgttcggatctcaaatacaataatacaatttcaatatcgcaatttcaatatcgcttTTCAATATCgcttttcaatatcgcactttcaatatcgcactttcaataccgcaatttcaatatcgcatttcaataacgcactttcaatatcacacctttgtttttgcaatttcaattccgcactctttactcgccttttttttaaggtgatgtggttttgtacgcatttcaataattacTTTATttcttgtgatgatgctttacatgtttattgctttcgtcacctcacatgctaaattcaacaatatacaaaagattacatcacgtttaacaaagataattcttggacaaaccagccttaggttcctttaattaactttaaagcaaagtgacaaCACACAAGTagaaatttctatgttctaaaatgcatgcTCCAACGACCttagtgtcatgattaggattattcgaaaacgatccttgtcttgtgtaaggtttttttttttttgtgcaatTTGTTTCctgttctacaagaggggcggttctttagaaaagcattgtatttttgtacctcgaaggagtcgccatcagacattgtttaaagtctcgtttggaaagaccgcaagtgactcttttttggataaggctttgaatcctcgaaacggatgggtgagatccgggcacgggaacaaaatgcttattccgcgagctttagaaatattcaagtacattGGCACAACactttcgaaaatataccctagattagactatgtgggtttgaatttagagcaaatagaatctctactttgtatggtggtcactttgctttaaatattgatttaaaggaacctaaggtcggtttgtccaagaaattatctttgttaagcgtgatgtaaccttgtattttgttgtatttagcatgtgtggtgatgaaagcaataaagcaaataaagcaacatcacaatactaaataaagtgcggaattagtaaatacaagaccccctagaaatggactagggagtaagtccacattgcctagaaatggactaggcaagtaaattATAATTGCTAGTTGTTCCGAGTATAGAACTGGGGACGCTCTGCCTGGAGATGTTGCCCTGTCAAACAGAACGAACGTAAcctaacctcgggggtttaaccgaggaaacccccttcgatgcctaagtcagcaaatgAAATGatattctagagagagaaagtagagagggttaagaattgtacttgtattgaacGTGTCCGCAAATGATTGGGGACGGtagtatttataggcgtactattctgtACTTTGGCCTATTCAGATGTCGCCGCGTGTACGTTGGTGATGTACTTGTTATTTGTCCTTTTGCTTAACGACATATCTCCGTTGTCGTCTAGCAGGCCGTTATCCCGCAGACCTATGGGTCTGCGCAGTCCTTGAGGGTTTGTATTACTTTCAGTAATTACCTCTTGCGATTGCTCCGCTTGGAAGGTCCTGCCAGATGATCGATGGTCTGATAGGACATGATTGGTCTGATAGGTTACTTTTATtcccgtacaactagtccccaaGAGTAGGGTTGACTACTTGGAGTTAGGCCCGCTCTTTCTGCGTTTTGGCTGtaccccgtacaactagtccccaaGAGTAGGGCTGACAACTTGGTGTTAGGCCTGCTTTTTCTGGCCATTTTTCGCGCAGTTGGCTGTacgtatctttttttttttgtttttttgaaatgTAAACCGTCGCGGTTTTActgtaataataattttttgaaaaaataaacgtCACGGTTTATGTGCCCACGTGTCTTTCATCCAGGTAGGTGACCTGAAGGGTCTTCGAATCTTGGCCGTCTATTTCCTCCTTTAAATATGGCTTTTCAGTCActttccttttctctctcctatttcttaccttcttcctcttcttacTCTCCTTTAACTTCACTTCGCTTCGAACTCAAATTCGCCATTTCCAAAGTGTTCTAACTCCAAGTTCTTTGCTTTTTCGTGTTTTCGTGTTATTCCGGTGATTGCGCGTCCGTTGGTGGTGTTTTTTTCTCTTGGAATTGTCGAGGGTTTATGGGTTCGAACTTTTCTCGAGGGTTTAGTTCGCCATTGTTGAGTTCTCGACTCCTTCTTCCTCCAGGTATTTCTTTGCCTTCACTTTGTCTTTTTTCTTTGGTTTTGCATGTAAATTTGAAGTTTTGGTCATTTTTGTGGTTTTTACTTTTTCCCTTCTTTTTGGTTCTTAATGAAGGTATAGCCGCCGGCATTGATATGTATATTTTGTGTTTCATGTGTTTTTCTGTTATTACTTCACTAAGTACTTAGCCAATTTTTGATATCTTTTTTTGCCTTTGAATTGTTCTGGCCTTGGTCAGAGCAAAACTTATAGAACGTCTTGCGATGACTAGCTAACCCTTTGGACTGCTTCTAATTCTTGAATTGTCttggctttggccaggacaaaactTAGAAATTGCTCTGCGATATTTTAACTAGCTTTTTGGGCTGCTTCTAATTTTGAATTGTCCTGGTtttggccaggacaaaactTAGAAATTGCTCTGCGATATTTTAACTAGCCTTTtaggttgtttccaattttgAATTGTCCTGGTtttggccaggacaaaactTAGAAATTGCTCTGCGATATTTTAACTAGCCTTTTGGGCTGCTTCCAATTTTGAATTGTCgtggctttggccaggacaaaactTAGAAATTGCTCTGCGATATTTTAACTAGCCTTTTGGGCTGCTTCCAATTTTGAATTGTCCCGGCTCTGGCCAGGACAAAACTTAGAAATTGCTCTGCGGCCTCCTCGGGGTGTCATGTATTCTAACCTAGAAATTCATCATGGCACTGTTCTTCAGCTAACTTGAGTGATCAAGTCAAGTTATCTGTTGAACATGTGTATCATGATGTATTTCTTGGTTACTTTGCATTTTCCTTGTCACAGTATCTTTTTTCTGGAACAACCaagctcatttcattatatgtattttgtgaaaaaaaatacaaaaaggaTAATTTTGGCTTATTTTGGCTTATCTTGCCTTATCATCATACAAAACATTCATACTAAACATAGTATTTTTTGAGCACGTTGGCGTTCCAGCTGTTCTTTAACTCTTTCCCATCCATTGGCATGAGATGGTATGAGCCAGGGGCTACCTCCTTTGTAATCTGGTATGGCCCTTCCCAGTTTGCAGTGAACTTTCCTTCTGCCTTGCCCTTTCCTGTGGCAGCTGTTCGTCTGAGTACTAGGTCTCCCACTTGCATAGGCATGTGCCTGACTTTTTTGTTGTAAGCCCTGCTCATTCTCTCTTTGTTTGCTGCAAGTCTTAGCTCTGCTTGCAGTCTTAGCTCTGCTTGCAGTCTTATTTCTGGCAGAAGGTCCAGCGATTCCCTCATGAGCTGTTCATTGGTGCTTTCATCGTAGTACTGCACTCTGAAACTGGGCAGGCCAACTTCTACTGGTAATACTGCTTCAGCTCCGAAGGCTAACTTGTAAGGACTTTCTCCTGTTGCCTCTTTCTCAGTTGTCATATTGGACCACAGAATATTTGGTATGAGGTCTGCCCATGCGCCCTTAAAGTCCTCAATCTTCTTGCGCAGAGCTCCTAGGATCCGTTTGTTTGCTGCTTCGGCCTGTCCATTGCTCTGAGGATGGCATACTGATGCATATGCGAATTTTATCTTCAGCTCTGCACAATAATCCTTTATCTGTGTGCAATCAAATTGTGTCCCATGATCAAAGACCAAACTTTCTGGGATACCGAATCTTGTAATGACATTTTTCCAAATGAAGTCTTTCATTCGTTTAGCTGTTATGCTTTTGGTGGGCTCTGCCTCTATCCATTTTGTGAAATAATCCACTTCCAAATGAAGTCGTTCATTCGTTTAGTTGTTCCGAGTATAGAACTGGGGACGCTCTGCCTGGAGATGTTGCCCTGTTAGACAGAACGAACgtaagctaacctcgggggtttaaccgaggaaaccccctccgatgcctaagtcagcaaatgAAATGatattctagagagagaaagtagagagggttaagaattgtacttgtattgaacGTGTCCGCAAATGAATGGTGACGGTAGTATgtataggcgtactattctgtACTTTGGCCTATTCAGATGTCGCCGCGTGTACGTTGGTGATGTACTTGTTATTTGTCCTTTTGCTTAACGACATATCTCCGTTGTCGTCTAGCAGGCCGTTGTCCCGCAGACCTATGGGTCTGCGCGGTCCTTGAGGGTTTGTATTACTTTCAGTAATTACCTCTTGCGATTGCTCCGCTTGGAAGGTCCTGCCAGATGATCGGTGGTCTGATAGGACATGATTGGTCTGATAGGTTACTTTTATTCCCGTACACTAGTCAAAATAGATTATACGAGTAGTGTACGTCTAAGTTAAATTGCGTCAAGTACTTCATTAGTGGACTCTTTGGCGGATTAGTATCTTTAAGTGGCTTTGTCAGGGAGTTACTCAAGAGCCACTCAAAATGCTCATTGGCTCTAGTTTGAAGAGTCGTTTGGGAAGCAGGTGTAAAATGTTAAGCAGTACGGAGTATATCTTAGAGTAACGCTTAACATGTTCATTGATATACTCTAAGATATACTTCTCCGTACTGCTTAACATTTTATTCCAGCAGTATTAAAAtagagaaagtaataaagatATAATGCTGGTAGTCACAACAAAAACATGGTAAAGTTTTGTACTAACTGGCTCCCACTTGGCACTTGCACGTACAGTTTAAAAGAGGCAGACCCGGACGTACTTTTAAAATTTGCatacaatatatatattaaactcCCCTCTCTATTTTAAAGTCTGTAATCAACCCAATTGTAGCTAAAGATGGCATCCATCCAAGAAATTCGAGAGGCTCAAAGAGCAAACGGCCCTGCTACAATCCTCGCCATCGGCACCGCCAACCCACCAAATGTGATGTACCAGTCCAATTATCCAGATTTCTATTTTCGTATCACAAACACCGATCACTTAACTCATCTTAAGGCCAAGTTCAACCGCATCTGTACGTATATATAGTATACCCTTCTTTTAATGTTCAATTTATAAGCTTTTCTTCAAAgatatattaataaataatataaatgttAGGTTGTTATTAGTATATAATTTTGTAAATTAGTGGAAGTCCCTTAGAGACCTAGCTAGGCTTGATCGTCTTTACACTAAGATAGACTAATCTATCATTAATTATAGTGATATAAGAGTATCAAGAATGATTTTAGTTTCTATAAAATGCTGGGGTATAATTACATTAGATAGGTACATTGCTCTATGGGGTACACCTAATTTTCCATTATGAATAACTGAAGGGTGATGTTCATAGAAGAACTAGTACTAACTAGATGTTCTACATCTGGATGTTCTACATGTGGATGTCAACTAGTTTAGTTGGTAAAGTCTTGAGGGGTAGTACTCAAGACCTGAGTTCAAATCTTGTCTACATCATTTGTTGCCTTACCTTATGTAGCTCTCtatacaccaaaaaaaaaaaaaaaacattaacaaactACCCATGTGGTTGTTAGTAGATACTCCGTAAGTTTACTATTGATTATAAGCAAGCGGGTAAGTCATTTGGACGTGATTGATAGTTAAGTTAATGGGTAAGTAAGTGAGGAAGCTAGGTTTTGTTAATCAGTTGGCGATTTATATGCAGGCGAAAAATCAATGATGAAGAAACGTCATTTGCACGTAACTGAAGAGCTGTTGATAGAAAACCCAGAAATGAGTGATGATAATGCAAGTTCCCTAAAAAGCCGGCAAGTTATATTGGCTAAAGAGGTTCCGAAACTTGGTAAAGAGGCAGCTGAGATTGCAATCAAAGAGTGGGGGCAACCCAAGTCCAAGATCACCCACCTTGTCTTTGGTACTAACTGCGACGTTGATCTACCCGGGTCAGATCACGAGCTCGTTAAGCTTCTAGGCCTCCACCCCTCAGTAAAGCGATTTATGCTGCGCCAAGGTGGCTGCCATGGAGGAGGTACATTGCTTCGTATAGCCAAGGACATTGCAGAAAACAACCGTGGTGCACGTGTGTTGGTTATATGTTCGGAAAGTACTGTCATTTGTTTCCATGCCCCAACAGATATGAACCTTGTACCACACGCCATATTCGGGGATGGTGCTGGAGCAATTATCATGGGTGCTGACTTTGATGAGCCTACCGAGAGACCCATATTTCAGCTGGTTTCTACGGGGCAGACCACATTGCCGGACTCACAAGGGGATATCCAAGCCCGTTTAAGTGAGATAGGGATGACCGTACAATTAAGTCAGCAAGTCCCAAAAATCATAGCTAAAAATATAGAAAATTGCTTAGATGTATCCTTTAAGTATGTTGGAATAAATGACTGGAATTCCATATTTTGGATAGCTCACCCTGGAGGGCCGGCGATATTGGATCAAGTAGAGGCTAAGCTCGGACTTGAGAAGAACAAACTTAGCACTAGCCGCCACGTGTTAAGTGAATACGGGAATATGTGGGGTGCAACTGTGATATTCATATTGGATCAAATGAGGAAGAGATCGTTGAATGAGGGTAAATCAACAACTGGGGAAGGATTCGATTGGGGGGTGCTATTCGCCTTTGGTCCTGGCATTACTGTTGAAACTATTCTTCTACATAGTGTTCCAATTAATTAGTTTTCTATGTTCTAGCTACTCACATCAACATGTGTTAAActaataaaatcaataaatgTTATTACGAGTTGTCGGCATTTGTTTTTGCTCTGATTCTATGTCTAAAAGTTGGGAGAGAAATATGAAATTTTCATGCTAGTTGGTGCTAATATAATTCTTATTGTTATGTAAAGTTTCCTATTGTTAATAGCTTTatcttttagaattttatgtggTGTTAGGGTTGTGTCCGTAGCCGTGTATTATAAATacgttaataataataatatacaaATTGTTGTGAAATACAGAGATAAAGGAGGATAAATTGGGAGAGAACAACTGTGTTTTATTCCATGAACAATAGGGTATATATACATAAAATAGAATAGGGTTTGCTTGAGCaacaataaaccctaagatctagaatatactaggggtataatggacatccacataatattcataacactcccccttggatgtccattattgaAGGTTATGCCTCGTTAAAACCTTACTAGGAAAACCCCGTGGGATAAAAACCTAGTGAAGGAAAAAGAGTACATTATTCTTCATAATACGCTTGAGAtgttgcctcattaaaaaccttaccaagaaaacccaatgggacaaaaccttggttaagggaaaaagagtgcaacgcgtatttcTCCCCCTGATGAATACATCATTTGAGATCTTCTGGTGCAATCGATCCAATATTGTTGAGTAGCTTCTCAAATGTAGCAGCGTGGAGTTCCTTGAAATTTGATTCTCCAAAATTTAACTTGaatctccaattctccatttGAACAAATGAAGCGAATATCTTTATCACCAATGCTTTGAAAATAATACTTGTAAGATCATTTGTTTTTCTCTATCTCATTCGTTACGTTTGTTTTCGAGTTTCTCGATGCATAATACTTTAGCTTCACCTGAGATAAATACATTTTCTTGTATATGATATTACAAGACTTATCCATACATATTGGACATATAtaccttcttctggaggtcacaaattgtagtttttgatcaatattgatcaaaccttttttgtcatactttcatgacaatacatgataaataacAATATCATCGCCCAACTTGGAAGTATAATATAGATAATAATGTTATGtatggttcttctggaccatGACATAATATCCATTGGAAGGACATTACATACCTTTATCTTATATTTTAAGATGATtcatatttgtacaagaattatttcatgaataaattaatatgtatatttcaaaACTCTCAAGTAGtcaaactactggttgagacgACATTCCAAAAACACTCTTTTAGAGTTTTGATAATATCTCATCAATGTTGGGATGTTTGTATATATGCAAAACTCAAAAGTCtagatgtttaagaacatcatgaataagttcttcaggaacttttcttacttgcatgattcataacatactattaaatcaatattatatttCTTTTGCAACTACTAGCCCAATGAAGCAGGAATCTCATCTTATAAATTTCCATAAAGTTGCAAATCCGTCTTACCATTATTTGGATTCATATTTCATATACGACATCATAATAGATTTGAAACATGTATTACGGAATTATAACTAGATAATTCTATATCATACcatgataaaacataaaacaaattaaatgtatgatgaatgatgcatgATGCATGATGCATCTATCtattaactacacatgtatatgaatgtaagactcaaatgcaaaacactgtacagtgtggatatttcaaatccataacttgttggacttcaggcccatgagctcatttgatcattatagttaTGTCTACATCGAAACAGACATAGATTTACGATCCCTTATTCAAAAAcca
This Spinacia oleracea cultivar Varoflay chromosome 6, BTI_SOV_V1, whole genome shotgun sequence DNA region includes the following protein-coding sequences:
- the LOC110785055 gene encoding chalcone synthase-like, whose translation is MASIQEIREAQRANGPATILAIGTANPPNVMYQSNYPDFYFRITNTDHLTHLKAKFNRICEKSMMKKRHLHVTEELLIENPEMSDDNASSLKSRQVILAKEVPKLGKEAAEIAIKEWGQPKSKITHLVFGTNCDVDLPGSDHELVKLLGLHPSVKRFMLRQGGCHGGGTLLRIAKDIAENNRGARVLVICSESTVICFHAPTDMNLVPHAIFGDGAGAIIMGADFDEPTERPIFQLVSTGQTTLPDSQGDIQARLSEIGMTVQLSQQVPKIIAKNIENCLDVSFKYVGINDWNSIFWIAHPGGPAILDQVEAKLGLEKNKLSTSRHVLSEYGNMWGATVIFILDQMRKRSLNEGKSTTGEGFDWGVLFAFGPGITVETILLHSVPIN